The Drosophila gunungcola strain Sukarami chromosome 3L unlocalized genomic scaffold, Dgunungcola_SK_2 000003F, whole genome shotgun sequence region GGTGTGAGCCGTCTTTTGTTGACTTTTCGGCTTTCAATGGGCCACGACGTCTATTCATTTTTTGTGCTGCGCTATTAGGGTTGCCATCAACACCACCCCATTCGCCCCGagcaatttgaaatgaaaagtTGTCTGCCATATAAACATATGTACGgatggaaaatgaaaacacaagATGATACGAGGTAGGCAGTAAATAGCAACAGGCGTGGTGACGAAATGTGTCCTTTGACATTTGATCGCTCGGCTTCGATAATCCTGACAGCATCGCATCGTTGGCTCTTCAACAACTTCAACAACTTCGCCAGCTTAATGGCTTGCTGCATTATTTATAGCACGTCTGATGGGAAAAATGGGAGAGAAAAATACTTGGAAAAGAAGCACCGAAATGTAGTCCACCGAGTCGTTGACTTTAAGCCGTAGACAATGCGGGGCATTAGGCATCCCGATCCTGAGCGGATGCCGCAAAAGTAATTAAGCACTTTGGCGGGAGAGTCCGTTGACTGGGCTAAGTAGTACGCATATCAAACATTTCAAATGGTTCACTTAACGAGTAACTGAGTTTCCTACAAAGGTGTTGCAATTAAATCTCAATCAAACTAAAACACACCATGACTAGTGACGAttgaacttttttaaacaaaattttgtttttcaattttgtgacgaaaagTAAGTAATCATAAACgattttgtgttatttttgcaTTCTATATAACAAacgtatatacatatttaaaggGAAGCAATAATATGTCTTTCGTCACAAATGTTGATATAAGAATTATGGGAAGCTGCTATCGTGTCTTTACCTTATCAAGAGGTGTTTGATTTAGATTTAGttgcattaatttaaatataaatgtatctAAAAAGGGCCTAATAAATGTAGTTTCGTCGGAAGGGCTACCAATTTTTAAGAGCATTTTATATCCGGCCTTTTCGGACTCCGAATCCTTTTTCCACACTCAATTATAAAGTTCAGCTCACATGTGCCCACAAGAAGGTTCCCATGGTGGCATCCTGAAGTTTAGTCGGCGACGACTTTTACTTACTCACTTGCCACGAAGCCTCTTAATTTACTTTTGCGCTCAGGCGTCTggaaaataaaagtgcaaacgGTGGCAGCCTTTGTCCTGGGCCTAAAAAGGCTGCAGGACTCCAAAGGGGAAGGGAGAAACGAAAACGGAATGAAATGGGCGAACGAGAGAACTACGGCAATTTCTGCACATTTTCTAGCGGTTGAACTTGGACTGTCGACTCGCTCCGTAGTGcagttaattataattaagcCGAGTTAACTAACCACTTGCTGGCTCTCGAGAAGTTCTACTGCCACAGGATCACGCAGTCACCTTAAATACGTCAGctgctgttattgttgtctTAATTAAAGTTGCGTTCATTAATATGCCGACAGCCCCGAAATGTAGGCCACCGAAACTGTTGCATATTCAAACGTTTATTCAATACGACTTCACTAGGGAGGGATTGTTACTCCTTAtggttgttgctattgtttgTGGATATTCACAATGACGAACATCAGCCTTCAAGGAAGCTGTTATATCATTGCAGAGAAAGAATATCTGCATGGCAAAGAATGTGTTCGccacatataaaaataaaataaattgaattatatcgctaataaaaataaataccaaaaGGAATTCCTGTATGTCCTTTAATAATCTTAAAGATAAACATCTACTAAACACCTATATCCATCTAATAatcttaaactattttttagctatttatgtataaaaaaattattgcataatatatattatattttacaaaacattTGTTATCATCTCTTATCAGTTATCTCATGTTATGTTGCACTGTAATATCTGCATACATGTTTTAACTTTGATCTGTTAGTCGATTAGAGTTTTAgtgaaaagaaatttatttgtttaatttcaaacTTATCAACTTGACACATCTGctggttttgttttctgtgcatTTGCCAGCGGCGTAGTTCTTCATTTGCAAGGACAATGCGACACAAAAATGGAAACCGTTGAATGAGTGAATGAATGCCTGAATGGGTGAATGAATAGATGAAAACCAGACAGAAGACTGGCAGGCAGGAATGccattataataaataaagagcCTTTCACTCATAACTGGCGCACAATGCAGCCAAAGCCATGAATATCCCAACTCCTCGTGACTCCTTTTCTGGTTCCTCCGTTTGATTTATGCCACACAATGCGAAAACGCTTTTAATAAAGCTGATGGGATAGATGTAGATACCGATCAATGAATATTTACAAACTGTATGCTGCAGGTAAAATAATAGACTTCCTCCATACGCGAATATGTTGatttctaaatattaaaataagtaaatgttAAAAGGCTTAAGAGACTATTTAAAGAGTTAACaaggattttttattattttattaattgtccCTTTTAATATACACAAAAATGCTAGTGTATGATTTCTAAATATTTGAAGAAGGggaattaaaagttttgtacTTAACTGTTAggtttaataaatgtattatttattaagtgtatttatttaatttcaatagaAAGAGTATCAGACTACTGAGATCCCTAAAGATATAAAAACATTCTGCATGATTTTTTCATATCAagtgagtttttattttttctacatTCGAGTAGCTATTTTCCCCTTATATTAGATTCAAACTGAAGCGCCAAAAGCTTTCACAATTAACACCAACTGGCGCGCCCATAAATCCGCAATAAATTCTATTGGGGTGGGGATTGCATAAAAATCACATTAACAATTTGCTAGTacacgagtattttatttttatggctgcatgttttatttttatttcatgcACGTcttttgtacattttaatgCCCTTTATCACCCACATCCCCACACGCACACTATGCAAAGGAgccacacacgcacacacattcAACACACATGGTGCCAcaatggtggtggtggtggtgttggtggGTGCGAGTGAGAGAGGCAGAGTGGCAGACAAGGAGGCACTGCACTGTTGCCATCGAAAGCGCAATAAAAACGcttaatttttcacttttacaCGAGCGAGAACAAAgtttctttgttgttgttgttgcttcgCCACCTCCTCCCCCTTGTTATTCCTTTGCCTCCATTTTCAAAGGAAGGATAATAGGTGTGAAACTGGGCGAGTCCTTGTATGCGTGAGccatttaaaagttatttaatttaataacaagCACAAAACATGTTTCCAGTAAAAGCAAACGAACATAAATATGAAGAGAAAATTAGGGATGAAGCTAATAAAAACGAGAGGAAATATCTGTAAGCGTCAGGGAAATGGCAGAATGTATATcgctttcaaattatttagtGCTCACAAAATGTTACAAAGTCTTACCAACATaacatatttacaaatattttaagaaaccCAACAGCTTGCATAGCCATTGCAATGGTTAACCAACCATCTTAAAACAGATTTTAGTATTGACTgtggaaaaatttaatttcaattaaagaggcatttttgcattttaattgccttGCGTTAAGattaaaatacacaaaaaccAACAAGAGAACGCAAAATCCCACGCCCATATATAAATGAAACACAAATAAAGGGACGGAAACCGATATCCCCGTTGATATCCATTTGATTTTAAGCCCTGCGacgacaaacaaacaaaatgcgaatgtgatttttatttattgtacgATGCCGATTTTCTCTTATTTTGCAGATTTTCCGGCGATACCGAACAATCTGCGGCCGCTCACAGTTTTGGATTCgttaaaaagtgaaaaatctgCTGGGGAGTTCGGGGGGAAAACAATCCGACTGCAAATGCAATAAGCCGTCGACAAAAGCCGCTTCTAagccacagaaaaaaaagaggggaaaaggggaaaaaaggaaaacgcaGCGTTAAAAACAAGGACAACAGGATTGCGTTCTTGTACTTTGGACACACGTGCGCCGCGGCTGCGCCCGTGCCCGTGTCCTTGGCAGGTCCTGTGACGACGCCACTGGGGTCCTCGACAGCCACCATGAAGCTGTCCAAGCTGTCCAACCAGACCAACTCGCAGGATCCGCAGGCGGTCAACTCGCGCATCTTTGTGGGCAATCTGAATACCTTCCAGTGCTCCAAAACGGACGTGGAGCGCATGTTCCAGATCTATGGCCGCCTCGCGGGTAAGTCCTTGTCATCCAGCCGAGTCCAGTCCCAGATATCCCTAATACACGTTTGGCTTTGCGTCTCCCGCAGGCATTTCCATGCATAAGGGCTATGCCTTTGTGCAGTTCACCAATCCGTTCGATGCCCGGAACGCCTGCCACGGCGAGGATGGCAAAACGGTTCTCAGCCAGACATTGGGTGAGTTCTAGTTTTGATTACTCCAGGGTGCGTGGGATAGATGACCTGAAAATATGATTAGCGAcactttataaaattaatattttaagcctCGACAAATTAGTAAATCTCCCAATTTTGAATAATGTTCAAGGAAAATATCAgtatgaaattaattaaaattttagaaaacatcAGAAACATCATCATTAATGGCAGTTGCTTTCTATATAcatccaaaaaaatattatagaaactaaactatgACACATTTATCAATAAGATCAGTATTATTACCAcgaaaacataaaacaaaccTCTGTGGcttaaaaggttttaaataGGTCTTAGACTGCAGTTTTTGACTCCTTGgtatagaaataaaactataatgTTTAagggttatattatttagtattggatattttttttaaatgaaatgtagaatttttaaagaaagaaataaaatttgtattttgaagaagatttaaaaagaataattTCCTGGATAGACAACGCttctcaattttatttaaacccttttaaatttattattatcgtATTTTAATTTGTCCTCTTTTATGATagtaaatgtaatttttcaatatatttaattgttgaaaaataacatttgtataattaatttaacaagtGTTTCAGTCACTGCTTTAATATTTCACATGCAGCTAACAGTGGGCAAAAAGCTGTCTTAAAACTGTGCGACTGGCGTGCGCCTTAAAATCCTCGCTAACGAAGGCTGCTGCTTTGCTTAGACATTCCAGACCTTAACCCTCGTTGCATGTCCGTGGGATATCGCCAGTTACGTGGGCCCAAAAGGAGTTGGGCGGAGTGGAGTCGTCAGGTTAATGGCCGCCGGCAGCGGAAGCGTTGCACTAAAATCGAACAAACGCGCGAAAAAAAGCCACAAAGGCGCCGGGAAAAACGGGCGGTGCAGATGGGTTGGCCTGTCCTGACTTACGGCTCACGGCTCACGGCTTACATAGTAAGCAATGGTAATGAAGGAGCCCCGATCCTGGCATGTGTAGTGGCTATATCTCTGGGCACCCCACTACTAATGTCTGAGTATTTCGACGGGCGGAAGTCGCTGCCGGCCGCAAAAACTTAAAGTGCGGCCGACATAAATCTTGCCACGAtacttttaatgaaatttcaaTGTTGTGCCAGACAGTCGACTGTCTTTTGTATCTGTGAATTTTCCCTGACTATCTGACAGTCTAGTCGTTCGGCATTCACCGCTCAGCgtttaatgaaataatttaacgCCAGTTGCAGCTGCCATGTTGACGGTTCTGCAAGTCTCGCTTgcctcttttcttttttgctttcTCCAGTGCGTGTCTCGTGTGGAGAACAAGTTAATGCACTTAGTGCTCTGTGTCGGCTGATGAtgcttttctgctgctggCGGCAACGCTGCGGATGCTTCATATTCATACGCCCCCTTCGCCGGCGAACAGAGCGGAATGCAGAAGCTCTCATAAAAATGAATCCCGCTTATGCAAATGCGGACTGCAAAATGTGAAATGCTAATTCCACTGATTAGGAATAAGAGAACCAACAACGGAGTGGCCGGCGTAATATTTCATTGCTACGCGCCATTGACTTTGAAGCGCTGGAAAATGCGGCCAGCACAACTAAAGAGATTTACACTGGGGGAAAAGCGGGGTGTTGGCTTGCTGGTCGACTGAAACTTGTGCAAATCCTTCTTACGCTTTTATCCTTAATCTTAATTATAGCCTGCCAGCCCAACAATCGGACAGTGAGGCAGGAAAAAGGAAGCACAAATAACGAGAAAGCCAGGAACGAAACAGAAGAGCTGAGAAAAGAAAGTGGCAAAGCCATCACGCCCTcttttttcttgtattttttttttattttttttttaccgaaCCCACCAATTTGTAGATAGCTCTTGGTTTCCCTCTCTTATTTTCCAAGGCACAGCCGTCGCACTTCAAACTTTGTCATGAATTATGATGAACGAGCTGCTTGGGTTGCGAATGGGTGTCCCTTCCCCAAATTCTTTCCTCCCGCAAATAGCTAGCCATAAACAGCCTGTGTCGCACCCTTTTCAATGGAAAATCAAATACGGTTGGCCATCACAAATACCCTTTTAGGTAAATAGACAGAAGTCttaatataattcaaaaacaatattgcaaaaaaagtttaactgCAATTGCTTAAGCTATTTAAATCTAAGCAAGACAATATATACTTGTTATTTAAGAGCATACACACTTCGACTATCTCTGGCTTAAGTCTCTGCAACATGGTTTTTTATGCATAAACAAGAACTGACAATTCCGGGCTTGGCGCTCTTTTATTAAGATTAATGATTGGTGTGTAGCCAGATTGAATTAACCATGGAATGCAGTTGGCCAATGGACAtgcacattaaaaaaaacacaaaacatttttaatcacTTACAGCTCGAACATTCATTTGCATAATGAAAGGAATATGAGAACAAAGGACTGCCTTTGTCTTTCGTAGCTTTTTATGTACTGCTTAGACAATGACTTCAAAGGACTacgaatttgtattttatattttcgggACATAAAACAGATTGccttttgttattaaaaattttccattttgaaATTCCTTCCTTTGCAGATGTCAACATGGTGGCCGAACCGAAAGCGCATCAGATCGGAAGAAAGCGGCAGAATGTGAGCAAGACCGGAAACGATTGGTGAGTCTTACGCAGGACTCTAGTCCAAGGACTTCCAGTCAATTTTTGGCTCATTTCAGTTTAATCTAAAAGCTTACTTTGCTCAATTTAACGCCGCCATGTGGCATTCGCTTAGACTTTATTTACATATCATTTAACGGGTGGCTTTCTCGGCTGTTTTCTGGGGTCCgcacaacaaataaataaacaaataaggaACCATTCATCAGGCGATGGGGTCGCCCTTTGTTTCAACGCCCGTCcggcataaaatatttggctgTCAACGGCTAGCTGGGTTTTTTGCACCCAACCGGAACACTTCAGGCCAAGTTCTCGTCTCCATTTCGGTTTTACTTTTCGCCCCAGAGAGGGTCAGTCGGTGTTCGAGTGCTGCGTCAACACatcaacacacacacacacacacactgcatGGGAGTATCCTGTGGATCCTGTGAGTGACAGTTGCAATGTATGCCATAATGTCCTGGCGCTGACATGTGCACTTGTTTGTCTTTGTCGTGGCGCGGCCTTAATGATGACTGAGCGACATTCACAATTTATTCGGGCCTTGAGCTCCAGACCTTCGTTACTCGTgtggaaatatttaatttaagcttaaTGACGCCGAAACGAAATGCGCAATGCGTTGGCTTTAAAAGGGACATCATCGGCCAGGAACACAACTGGAACCCAACTGACATCGACTTGATTGTAATTAAAACGCAAACATGTCAGCCCCCCACACTCTCAACTATGTCAAATATGTCCAGGTGCTCCCGTGTTTGTCATTAAACGGCTGCTCACCTTTTCCCCGCCCCATTGACCACACACAAACTGACCGAAAAAGCCACAATTGTTGTTCCCCTCCTCTTGGCCAGGATCTGCCCACTCACCCACTCATCTGACCACAATTGGTTGGCCTTACCAGAGGGGTTTCGGGCCATCGTCCTGTTCCGGCATTTGTATCAATCACTGGCAACATAACCCAACGGGAGGCCCAGAACACAAACACAATTGCCAAATGACAATTCAAACGGCGGCAATGGCAGCCTAAACAAATATTGACGGACTGATGGCCGGGTTGAGGAAGTGACTGACTGACAAAGGGGTCGGGCAACAGTTGGCAGGCTGTTCACTTGCAGTTAATGAGAGGGTGTCCACATTTTCGAGTGAATCTGGACAAGTGGGAAAGGTTgataaagcaaattaaaacaaaggaTTACAAATTgcattgaaataaaattatttgtaaaatgacattaatttaaaaaaaaaaactcttaatattctttaaatctATTTAGTTTGCTTTAATCAATGTGTGAACTATAAAAGCGAATATTAAATAAGCGTTGTGATAATTGTATTTCATTGTAAGTCATCCTTCTTTAAAAGACTCCTTTCAGTCAGATAACACCAATAATCCAAAATGATACACAATTACCTAAACGGGTTATCTATGTATATAATGTCTTATTGACACACTGACACAAAATCATggataagtttaatttaatttttaatttttgcaacttgaattatattttataaacacttatAATACTGTTATCAAACagaaaaacatacaaaaaataagaataatttttttttaataatattatatttataaaatattgattaaaatacatttaaatttctctTTGTGCAGGGATTACTTCTACGACAGCTACTGCTCCTCGGCGCTGCTGCGGGGCAGCGGTGGCGTTGGTGGGGGCGGCTCGAACGGAGTGCGGGCCAAGAAGCGGAAGCGTCTGATGACCAACGGAAGCGGTCTGGCGGTGGccgtgcagcagcaacaacagcagcagcacggcCAGCACCATCACAGTGCGGCAGCGGTGGCCGCCGCAGCGGCAGCCGCCGtccatcagcaacagcagcaggtgcagcagcagcagcagcaacatcaccagcaacagcagcagcaccagcagcaggtGGCTGCCGTTGCTATGGCGGCGATGGCCAATTTGTTGCCGCAGCAACAATTACTGCTGCATCAGCAGAATCTGCTCTCCAATGCGGCTGTGGCGACAACAGCGACGGCGGCTCCAGGATCCCTCCACTGGTCGCAATACaaacaggagcagcagcaccacccacATCCTCACCATCCGCACCACCAGCAGCCATTCGCGTTCCAGCTGAAGAGCAGCGTGGCTGTCCAGGCGACGACATCGCCGCAAAATGCAAAGCCAGCAATAATGGCTAATCAAACGGCGCTCGGCGAGCCGTATCCGGTTGGAGCCGCAGCCGCCTTCGCCACCCATcaccagcatcagcaacatcagcagcagcagcaacagcaacagcaacatcagcagccgTTGCTGCAACCGTTGACTCTGGCATTGTCCCCACAGCAACCGCAGCCTCATCAGGCGGCAACGCCACTACAATTGCACAGCCAATTGatgcagcaacatcaacagcagcagcagcaacaacagcagcagcagcttcagcaacagcagcaacatgctCAGGAGCAATTAAGTTTGCATCAGCAGTGGGGACCATTCAAAGTCTACAGTGAGTATTGACTTGAGTCTGCTCAAGGGATGCTGAAAAATTGGGGGATAAAACCTGAAAAGTATGTTTTAATGATTGTCAGTGGTTTCATCTAGGGATTgaccaaatcaaaaaaaaaatggtagtAAGCTTTTAAGAGGTTGTAAAATTGTTGTTACGTAAAGTAGGTACTAATTacttaactttaaaaagtCAGGTGAAAAatgattgttttttaatgttaatatacTTTTTGTAAGAGATTGGttactaaaaatgtttgcttgttttaaatttaaattaaaatattagaagccttagaaaatatttagaaGAATAATATcattgttgaaaattaaaactcagATCGTGTGAAGAAGGTTTCATAAACGccttgatttattatttttatcgtgtttttttattattatttttttttaaagttttttatattaatatatttgtttttcttaacaATGTTTAGCTATAAGTTTCCGTCTAGTTTACCTGGTTTGAGGTGTCAAAAATGTTGTCGCCTGTCGACAACTTCTCTGAAAATGAGAAATGTGTCAACGTGAAGCACGAGGTGCAGCTGTCATCGCCTTACTCGCAACCATTGCAGCCATATCCAGTGTCGCCCTGGCCCAATCCCCGCCACAACAGCGCCTGCCGCCGGATTACGTAAAGGGAATACTCAGCCTGAAGAGCAGTCTGCTGGCCAACAAGCAGTCCAATTCCGGAATCAGATTCGGCATGAGGTATACGCCACAATTGGAGAATAAACAGCATCTCGAAAGTCCGCAGCAGGAGATTCAGGTTGAGCACGTCGCCAATCTGAGGCACTGTCCGCCAGCTCACAGATCCCTTGTTCACTCCCAGATGCCGCAGGTCAAGTTGAATCGATATAGCCAGGAGTTTCCGGCGCCCCACCTCTTCCAGCCGCC contains the following coding sequences:
- the LOC128258120 gene encoding putative mediator of RNA polymerase II transcription subunit 26 isoform X2 produces the protein MKLSKLSNQTNSQDPQAVNSRIFVGNLNTFQCSKTDVERMFQIYGRLAGISMHKGYAFVQFTNPFDARNACHGEDGKTVLSQTLDVNMVAEPKAHQIGRKRQNVSKTGNDWDYFYDSYCSSALLRGSGGVGGGGSNGVRAKKRKRLMTNGSGLAVAVQQQQQQQHGQHHHSAAAVAAAAAAAVHQQQQQVQQQQQQHHQQQQQHQQQVAAVAMAAMANLLPQQQLLLHQQNLLSNAAVATTATAAPGSLHWSQYKQEQQHHPHPHHPHHQQPFAFQLKSSVAVQATTSPQNAKPAIMANQTALGEPYPVGAAAAFATHHQHQQHQQQQQQQQQHQQPLLQPLTLALSPQQPQPHQAATPLQLHSQLMQQHQQQQQQQQQQQLQQQQQHAQEQLSLHQQWGPFKVYSNPDTLICGNCRESFGELSELLDHKKSYCKLRFTCKCQDVAFAASAKTPPTSAKLLCAVCKDAFANPWDLMVHAQAAHMVNIYELGDDEANSNGNIATAMATVENGHATIAADEAATKQLQMPASSALNKEPNNNNKISNNNNNNNNNSDTTASSNNNGHMSPSGTGIIMASGSVENGTASDMDSNCLDIKFSPSPSPKEDQHRDDLSLDGRMSSSSQQTHHSDDLNGKLLNGSVSSRGSSPGLEADEPPATRACIVRTLSIEASGPTAAPTANALSLMSNSLSLALAPQ
- the LOC128258120 gene encoding probable basic-leucine zipper transcription factor Q isoform X1, which gives rise to MKLSKLSNQTNSQDPQAVNSRIFVGNLNTFQCSKTDVERMFQIYGRLAGISMHKGYAFVQFTNPFDARNACHGEDGKTVLSQTLDVNMVAEPKAHQIGRKRQNVSKTGNDWDYFYDSYCSSALLRGSGGVGGGGSNGVRAKKRKRLMTNGSGLAVAVQQQQQQQHGQHHHSAAAVAAAAAAAVHQQQQQVQQQQQQHHQQQQQHQQQVAAVAMAAMANLLPQQQLLLHQQNLLSNAAVATTATAAPGSLHWSQYKQEQQHHPHPHHPHHQQPFAFQLKSSVAVQATTSPQNAKPAIMANQTALGEPYPVGAAAAFATHHQHQQHQQQQQQQQQHQQPLLQPLTLALSPQQPQPHQAATPLQLHSQLMQQHQQQQQQQQQQQLQQQQQHAQEQLSLHQQWGPFKVYSNPDTLICGNCRESFGELSELLDHKKSYCKLRFTCKCQDVAFAASAKTPPTSAKLLCAVCKDAFANPWDLMVHAQAAHMVNIYELGDDEANSNGNIATAMATVENGHATIAADEAATKQLQMPASSALNKEPNNNNKISNNNNNNNNNSDTTASSNNNGHMSPSGTGIIMASGSVENGTASDMDSNCLDIKFSPSPSPKEVGDMAIHSPGTDSLTIPLQDQHRDDLSLDGRMSSSSQQTHHSDDLNGKLLNGSVSSRGSSPGLEADEPPATRACIVRTLSIEASGPTAAPTANALSLMSNSLSLALAPQ